In Stieleria varia, one genomic interval encodes:
- a CDS encoding helix-turn-helix domain-containing protein — MKNTPDTRALRDRPVDETLPSYGVAILESHHSPQFTMQWRTHSFIKIVYVLRGSGRFEFPTQTIPFRAADVIVVPPETANRIVDDHDSASSLYVCCIRTDLLDFDRSILSRMCLCQHDAGPPESNRIATLMRRMRHEQTRGDDSVSLSIVADALRLLAWVSRRSQESFMQRRSESADHDAMREYVRRLDSEFFEARSIDEAAEELGISRRSFTSQFHSITGETWLHRVRRLAIAHAKKLLSDSELPVASVAFECGFNDLSTFYRQFKSQTGRSPSRYRKDARANRSGRHC; from the coding sequence ATGAAAAACACGCCAGACACGCGGGCGCTACGAGACCGGCCGGTCGATGAGACGCTGCCGAGCTACGGTGTGGCGATCCTGGAAAGTCATCACTCGCCGCAGTTCACGATGCAGTGGCGCACCCACAGCTTCATCAAGATCGTCTACGTGCTACGCGGCAGCGGCCGATTCGAGTTTCCGACTCAGACGATCCCGTTTCGCGCAGCAGACGTGATCGTTGTTCCACCCGAGACGGCCAATCGTATCGTTGACGACCATGACAGTGCCTCCAGCTTGTATGTCTGCTGCATTCGAACGGACCTGCTGGATTTCGACCGATCGATTCTGTCCCGCATGTGTTTGTGCCAGCACGATGCGGGGCCACCGGAGTCCAATCGTATCGCGACGCTGATGCGTCGGATGAGGCATGAGCAAACTCGAGGCGATGACAGCGTGTCCCTATCGATCGTCGCCGATGCGCTGCGGTTGCTCGCGTGGGTATCGCGTCGGTCTCAAGAGAGTTTCATGCAGCGACGTAGTGAGTCTGCGGATCACGATGCGATGCGGGAGTACGTTCGTCGTTTGGACTCCGAGTTCTTTGAAGCCCGCTCGATCGATGAGGCGGCAGAGGAACTCGGTATTTCGCGTCGCAGCTTTACCTCTCAGTTTCATTCGATCACGGGAGAAACATGGCTGCATCGTGTACGACGCTTGGCGATTGCACATGCCAAGAAACTGTTAAGCGACTCGGAGTTGCCGGTTGCTTCGGTCGCCTTTGAATGTGGGTTCAACGACCTATCGACCTTCTACCGCCAATTCAAATCGCAAACCGGCAGATCGCCAAGCCGTTATCGAAAAGACGCCAGGGCGAACCGGAGCGGACGGCATTGCTAA
- a CDS encoding HD-GYP domain-containing protein, whose amino-acid sequence MQNHTNHVSDHFSTITVGSIPVSTPRASQTWDPGDIRILMVDDEELNLDVIRGYLSMDGYKQFLMTTDPVQSLQLMEKNDVDIVLLDVQMPVMNGLDVLRAIRGSRHSATLPVIVLTANADDETRLHALKLGATDFLQKPVSRVELTARIQNTLSVKAYHDRLENESQMLQTAVRERTKQLEASRMEVINCLARAAEFRDDDTGNHVLRVGRYARIIGQQMGLDANYLEILEPAAQLHDVGKIGVPDNILLKPGKLTAEEFEYMQRHCGFGKRIVTPMTAEESSIVRNHAELGAKILGITESPILEMAQRIALTHHEKWDGSGYPLGLSGENIPLEGRITAVADVFDALSSKRPYKPAFPLDKCFSIMREGSGQHFDPKCIEAFFAAVDRIVQTQIDFADVE is encoded by the coding sequence ATGCAAAACCACACCAACCACGTCTCCGATCACTTCTCGACCATCACCGTCGGATCCATCCCGGTCAGCACGCCCCGCGCGTCGCAGACCTGGGATCCAGGCGACATCCGAATCCTGATGGTGGATGACGAAGAATTGAACTTGGACGTCATCCGTGGCTATTTGAGCATGGACGGCTACAAGCAGTTTTTGATGACGACCGATCCGGTTCAGTCCCTGCAACTGATGGAGAAAAACGACGTCGACATCGTCTTGCTCGACGTCCAAATGCCCGTGATGAACGGACTGGACGTGTTGCGTGCGATCCGAGGCAGTCGGCACTCAGCTACCTTGCCCGTCATCGTGCTGACCGCCAACGCCGATGACGAAACACGCCTTCATGCGTTGAAACTGGGCGCTACCGATTTCTTGCAGAAACCCGTCAGTCGCGTCGAATTGACCGCGCGGATTCAGAACACGCTGTCCGTCAAGGCCTACCACGATCGGCTCGAGAACGAATCTCAAATGCTGCAAACCGCCGTCCGTGAACGCACCAAGCAGTTGGAAGCGTCCCGGATGGAAGTCATCAACTGCCTCGCGCGTGCGGCGGAATTCCGAGACGACGATACAGGAAACCATGTGTTGCGAGTCGGTCGCTACGCGCGAATCATCGGGCAGCAAATGGGACTCGACGCCAACTATCTCGAGATCCTGGAGCCCGCTGCCCAGTTGCACGACGTCGGCAAGATCGGTGTGCCGGATAACATCCTGCTGAAACCAGGAAAACTGACCGCCGAAGAATTCGAGTACATGCAGCGTCACTGCGGGTTCGGAAAACGCATCGTCACGCCGATGACGGCTGAGGAATCCAGCATCGTTCGCAACCACGCCGAGCTGGGAGCCAAAATTCTCGGAATCACCGAGTCACCGATCTTGGAGATGGCACAACGAATTGCGTTGACGCACCACGAAAAATGGGACGGCTCCGGCTACCCGCTCGGTTTGTCAGGAGAGAACATTCCGTTGGAAGGTCGAATCACCGCCGTGGCCGATGTGTTTGACGCGCTGAGCAGCAAACGACCTTACAAGCCCGCGTTCCCCTTGGACAAATGCTTCAGCATCATGCGGGAAGGCAGCGGTCAGCACTTCGACCCCAAATGCATCGAAGCATTCTTTGCAGCCGTCGATCGCATCGTGCAAACCCAAATCGATTTCGCCGACGTCGAGTGA